One window from the genome of Candidatus Chlorohelix allophototropha encodes:
- a CDS encoding NADH-quinone oxidoreductase subunit J family protein, whose protein sequence is MFGLPLEQIIFLVLSGLSIVCSLGLVIFKDPVHSAVSLVLTFFNVAGIYILMGAEFMAALQVLVYSGAILVLFVFVMMLLQLRPGPVLNPFRFFQSRLAPVIALAFLAEVLLIVFASNYYNNGGKITDSANIQAANMAKNISYVVSSKVPMTDTQGNSVVKSNEGWFAEPNSVGHTALLGKELYSKFILPFEICSLILLVAAIGSIVIGRRGLERDRKEFRSVGISLGGVAGPGSAQEFEYEKELKMLGMNELDKERKLTLKK, encoded by the coding sequence ATGTTTGGATTGCCGCTTGAGCAAATTATATTTCTGGTATTATCGGGACTTTCGATTGTCTGCTCACTAGGTCTGGTAATTTTCAAAGACCCGGTGCATTCTGCCGTTTCCCTAGTACTTACCTTCTTCAACGTAGCGGGTATATACATCCTGATGGGCGCCGAGTTTATGGCGGCGCTGCAAGTTCTGGTGTATAGCGGCGCTATTCTGGTTTTGTTCGTCTTTGTGATGATGCTGTTACAACTCCGCCCCGGGCCGGTGCTGAATCCGTTTCGCTTTTTCCAGAGCCGCCTAGCTCCGGTAATCGCCTTAGCGTTTCTGGCTGAAGTTTTGCTCATAGTTTTTGCCAGCAACTACTATAATAACGGCGGGAAAATTACAGACTCCGCCAATATCCAAGCAGCAAACATGGCGAAAAACATCAGCTACGTGGTTTCTAGCAAAGTGCCGATGACCGATACGCAAGGCAACAGCGTGGTCAAGAGCAATGAGGGCTGGTTTGCCGAACCTAACAGCGTCGGGCATACCGCGTTGCTAGGTAAAGAACTTTACAGCAAGTTTATTCTGCCTTTTGAAATTTGTTCCTTAATCTTGCTGGTAGCTGCCATTGGCTCAATCGTAATCGGCAGACGTGGACTTGAGCGCGATCGCAAAGAGTTTCGTTCAGTTGGTATCAGCCTTGGTGGTGTGGCAGGACCCGGTTCGGCACAAGAATTTGAATACGAAAAAGAGCTTAAAATGCTCGGTATGAACGAACTTGATAAAGAGCGCAAGCTTACTTTGAAAAAATAA
- the nuoK gene encoding NADH-quinone oxidoreductase subunit NuoK, which yields MIPTAWFLILSGVLFSIGLTGVLMRRNVLVIFMCVELMMNAVNITFVAFARSFTKGINLAGDNFVVFVVTVAAAEAAVGLAIIVSLATKQSSVDADSIGMLKD from the coding sequence ATGATACCGACAGCTTGGTTTTTGATTTTAAGTGGAGTTTTATTCTCGATAGGGCTTACGGGCGTACTTATGCGCCGGAATGTTCTGGTTATTTTTATGTGCGTTGAATTGATGATGAACGCCGTGAATATCACCTTCGTAGCATTTGCCCGTAGCTTTACTAAGGGAATTAATTTGGCCGGTGACAATTTTGTGGTTTTTGTAGTAACGGTTGCAGCTGCCGAAGCTGCCGTAGGGCTGGCTATCATAGTAAGCCTTGCTACTAAGCAAAGTTCGGTAGATGCAGACTCAATAGGTATGCTCAAAGACTAA
- a CDS encoding NADH-quinone oxidoreductase subunit L produces MTAKDVESILWLVPIIPLVASFINAFISLAFLASRKKSDLTAGQRFARGLTGVIGITAIISSLTISIILLVFLQGSSEHLVSVKEIFIWIPSGDDFQIRFGLMLDPLTSVMTVVVTTISLMVHIFSTGYMKNEDGFHRFYTYLPFFTFSMLLLVMCNNFLWLYVGWELVGLSSYLLIGFWFAKKYDWGRMLPSSANVKAFVVNRIGDFGFGLGVMWLFVIMLPHGEGIPLFDRLNYENVFKVFEEGLVDGKVVFLVSILLFMGAMGKSAQIPLHVWLPDAMAGPTPVSALIHAATMVTAGVYLVGRINPIIVRSEEAIAVVAVIGILTAFFGSTVGTTQKDIKAVMAYSTVSQLGYMFFALGVYGWVAAFFHLMTHAFFKGLLFLGCGAVIHSNEDTIKEMFEEIHHNAEEWAKKKYPDDPAKAAEYAFELFEAAENAIEYGVDPNSDDRLMRDGLDPQDMDYMGNYFKQMPVVAISMTFGAAALAGVPLTAGFWSKDEILGTAALQGQWWIYLIGLFSALLTAFYSFRMIFSVFWSGSYRLPNALTRLAHTGMQKKATELGIQYFNPREIIEFVGGNADKARKQVKVHVHKPGWNMQAPLAFLAFMSIAAGYVGLPNVIFGNGVNQIEKFLEPTFEPALKVMENSDIAKQPDFTGTLILLLVSAVVSLTGVGIAYVMYHKNRETLPERAMRLSGPLYYISRNKWYFDEVYDLIFIKGGLAFFRFLWRGIDVFIIDGIVNGVGYVTRLISQGLRKVQTGFVTNYALYIALGLVVVVAIFYLTVGVKF; encoded by the coding sequence ATGACTGCAAAAGACGTAGAGAGCATTCTCTGGCTCGTCCCTATCATACCGCTAGTCGCCAGCTTCATAAATGCCTTTATTAGCCTTGCATTTTTGGCTTCTCGGAAAAAATCCGATTTGACGGCAGGGCAGCGATTTGCGCGGGGCTTAACGGGAGTTATCGGGATTACAGCGATTATCTCTTCCCTGACCATCTCGATAATCTTGCTCGTCTTCCTGCAAGGCTCGAGTGAACATCTGGTAAGCGTTAAAGAAATCTTCATTTGGATACCCAGTGGTGATGATTTCCAAATTAGATTTGGTCTGATGCTAGACCCGCTAACCTCGGTAATGACGGTGGTAGTTACCACTATCAGTCTGATGGTACATATCTTCAGCACAGGCTATATGAAGAACGAAGACGGCTTCCACCGCTTCTACACCTACCTGCCATTCTTTACCTTCAGTATGTTGTTGCTGGTAATGTGCAACAACTTCCTGTGGTTGTATGTAGGCTGGGAGTTAGTGGGCTTGAGCAGCTACCTGTTGATCGGTTTTTGGTTCGCCAAAAAATACGATTGGGGTCGCATGCTTCCTTCTTCCGCCAACGTCAAAGCCTTTGTGGTCAACCGCATCGGTGACTTTGGGTTCGGTCTGGGCGTAATGTGGTTGTTCGTAATTATGCTACCACACGGTGAAGGAATCCCGCTCTTTGACCGTCTGAACTACGAGAACGTCTTTAAAGTCTTTGAAGAAGGTCTAGTAGATGGCAAAGTAGTATTTCTCGTAAGCATTCTATTGTTTATGGGCGCTATGGGTAAATCGGCACAAATACCGTTGCATGTGTGGTTGCCAGACGCAATGGCTGGTCCTACTCCCGTTTCAGCCCTCATCCACGCCGCAACAATGGTGACCGCCGGTGTATATCTGGTAGGACGGATCAACCCCATCATCGTGCGCTCGGAAGAAGCCATCGCGGTAGTGGCAGTCATCGGTATCCTGACAGCCTTCTTCGGAAGCACCGTAGGTACTACCCAGAAAGATATTAAAGCGGTTATGGCTTACTCAACTGTAAGCCAGTTGGGTTACATGTTCTTTGCTTTGGGCGTGTACGGTTGGGTAGCGGCTTTCTTCCATCTTATGACACACGCTTTCTTCAAAGGTTTGCTCTTCCTCGGCTGTGGCGCAGTCATACACAGCAACGAAGACACCATCAAGGAAATGTTTGAAGAAATTCATCATAATGCTGAAGAATGGGCGAAGAAGAAGTATCCTGATGATCCGGCAAAAGCAGCCGAATATGCCTTCGAGTTATTCGAAGCGGCTGAAAACGCCATCGAATACGGCGTTGACCCCAACAGCGATGATCGCCTAATGCGTGACGGTTTAGACCCGCAGGATATGGACTATATGGGCAACTACTTCAAGCAAATGCCCGTTGTTGCCATCAGCATGACCTTTGGCGCTGCTGCTCTTGCCGGTGTACCGTTAACCGCCGGTTTCTGGAGCAAGGACGAAATTCTAGGTACTGCCGCCCTGCAAGGGCAATGGTGGATTTACTTAATCGGTCTTTTCTCCGCTCTGTTAACCGCCTTCTATAGCTTCAGAATGATCTTCTCGGTTTTCTGGAGTGGTAGCTACCGCTTGCCGAATGCTCTTACCAGACTTGCGCACACCGGTATGCAGAAAAAAGCGACAGAGTTGGGTATCCAATACTTCAACCCACGTGAAATCATTGAGTTCGTAGGTGGCAACGCCGATAAAGCTCGCAAGCAGGTTAAGGTACATGTCCACAAACCGGGCTGGAATATGCAAGCGCCGCTCGCCTTCCTAGCTTTTATGTCCATTGCAGCGGGCTATGTTGGTCTACCGAATGTAATCTTTGGCAATGGGGTAAACCAGATCGAGAAGTTCCTAGAACCCACCTTTGAGCCTGCGCTTAAAGTAATGGAAAATAGTGACATTGCTAAACAGCCTGACTTCACCGGAACCTTGATTCTATTACTGGTTTCGGCAGTAGTATCACTTACTGGCGTAGGCATTGCCTACGTGATGTATCACAAAAACCGGGAAACGCTACCGGAACGGGCAATGCGCCTCTCCGGACCGCTTTACTATATCTCGCGCAACAAGTGGTACTTTGATGAAGTGTATGACCTAATCTTTATAAAGGGTGGTCTGGCGTTCTTCCGCTTCCTGTGGCGAGGCATCGACGTATTCATCATTGACGGTATCGTCAACGGTGTAGGCTACGTGACCCGTCTTATCTCGCAGGGCTTGCGTAAAGTACAGACCGGATTTGTAACCAACTATGCGCTCTATATCGCGCTCGGTCTGGTAGTGGTGGTGGCAATCTTCTACTTGACGGTGGGGGTTAAATTTTAA